One window of the Candidatus Bathyarchaeota archaeon genome contains the following:
- a CDS encoding OsmC family protein — protein sequence MSGRRLNMADDGDLDFRVKLRWDGKTGGTVYIDGRPRLRLDMPVDFGGGGKYPCPDEIFLSSIAGCLLTTFLYFKAKLHVQVEKFEVSVEGILGVRADGYEVERVDAHLFIESRDVDEANLRRCVELTRKYCHITRTLEKAFPIRILEEIRTINL from the coding sequence TTGTCAGGTAGGCGTTTGAATATGGCTGATGATGGGGACCTTGACTTCAGGGTCAAATTGCGTTGGGACGGTAAGACCGGTGGGACGGTGTATATAGATGGTAGGCCTAGGTTGAGGTTGGACATGCCCGTCGATTTTGGGGGTGGAGGTAAATATCCATGTCCTGACGAGATCTTCTTGTCGAGCATAGCCGGATGTTTACTTACAACCTTTCTATACTTCAAGGCTAAGCTCCACGTTCAAGTCGAAAAGTTTGAGGTCTCAGTCGAAGGAATCTTAGGTGTGAGAGCAGATGGCTATGAAGTGGAGAGGGTGGATGCTCACCTCTTCATAGAATCTAGAGATGTTGACGAGGCAAATTTGAGGAGGTGCGTCGAGTTAACTAGAAAGTATTGTCATATCACAAGAACTCTTGAAAAGGCTTTTCCAATAAGAATTCTTGAAGAGATACGAACAATAAATTTATAG
- a CDS encoding TIGR04084 family radical SAM/SPASM domain-containing protein translates to MNFYVTTTTKCNLECSYCYGKSCLDFGSDFKGLKIDYSVPTRMSYDIHDLAKFIRKDPSPTIIFYGGEPLIEVEKVEEIMDNIPAERYIIQTNGLLLDKLKSKYIKRLNTLLVSLDGDETVTDRNRGENVYRRVIENLKLIEERGFKGELIARMTVTVGSEIDKQVMWLLSNRDFAFKSVHWQLDALFWENDFDKKIFGDWSERVYMPGVRRLIETWVERIEVAGEVLRIYPLVAIMYSLLNGEKCKLRCGSGWNTFNIQTDGNITPCPVMSGMLDFYLGNIWDSNPLDLADSTFVGEPCSECEVQHLCGGRCLFANVTKLWGDEGFRMVCETVMDLINSLRRVEWRVRSAMREGKVEVGDFDYGRFNSCEIIP, encoded by the coding sequence GTGAACTTCTACGTAACGACTACAACGAAATGTAACCTCGAATGCTCATACTGCTATGGAAAATCTTGTCTAGACTTCGGGAGCGACTTCAAAGGTTTAAAGATAGACTATTCGGTTCCGACTAGAATGAGCTACGATATCCATGATTTGGCCAAATTCATCCGTAAGGATCCCTCTCCGACAATAATATTCTACGGAGGAGAGCCCTTGATTGAGGTTGAGAAGGTTGAAGAGATCATGGACAACATACCAGCTGAGAGATACATCATCCAGACCAACGGCTTACTCCTTGACAAACTCAAATCCAAGTATATCAAGAGGTTGAATACTCTTCTCGTATCTCTCGACGGCGACGAGACTGTGACAGATAGGAATAGGGGGGAGAACGTTTACAGGAGAGTTATCGAAAATTTGAAGCTGATTGAAGAGAGAGGGTTCAAAGGTGAACTCATAGCGAGGATGACAGTTACTGTAGGTTCAGAGATAGATAAGCAGGTGATGTGGCTTCTCTCAAACAGAGACTTCGCCTTCAAGTCGGTACACTGGCAGCTCGACGCCCTCTTCTGGGAGAACGACTTTGACAAGAAAATTTTCGGAGACTGGTCTGAAAGAGTATATATGCCAGGGGTGAGGAGGCTCATCGAGACTTGGGTTGAAAGGATCGAGGTGGCCGGTGAAGTTCTCAGAATATATCCTCTGGTAGCAATCATGTACTCCCTACTGAACGGTGAAAAGTGCAAGTTAAGATGTGGTTCAGGATGGAACACGTTCAACATTCAGACCGATGGAAATATTACACCATGCCCCGTCATGTCTGGTATGCTAGACTTCTATCTGGGCAACATATGGGATTCTAACCCACTCGACCTTGCAGATTCAACCTTCGTAGGTGAACCGTGCAGTGAATGTGAAGTTCAACATCTGTGTGGTGGAAGATGCCTATTCGCAAACGTAACTAAGCTATGGGGTGACGAAGGCTTCAGAATGGTCTGTGAGACTGTAATGGACTTGATAAACTCGTTGAGGAGGGTTGAGTGGAGGGTCAGGTCGGCGATGCGAGAAGGTAAAGTTGAAGTTGGAGACTTCGACTATGGCAGATTCAACAGTTGCGAAATAATCCCATAG
- a CDS encoding NifB/NifX family molybdenum-iron cluster-binding protein, protein MLKIIIPVERFEGKDSLISNHFGRAPEFALVEIFENRSLRNISPVKNVEEHFGGHGTAERIVSKLKPDIIIVKGMGPRAMQIIQSMGVSVYTGDCMTIGEAIEAYFAGRLFKLNEPCKEAGHGSSQCYHP, encoded by the coding sequence ATGCTGAAGATAATAATACCCGTCGAAAGATTTGAAGGTAAAGACTCACTTATATCAAACCATTTCGGCAGGGCACCTGAATTTGCACTCGTAGAAATTTTTGAGAACCGTTCCTTAAGGAACATCTCACCCGTAAAAAATGTCGAAGAACATTTTGGAGGTCACGGCACCGCAGAGAGGATTGTATCAAAGCTGAAGCCTGACATCATCATAGTTAAAGGGATGGGGCCGAGAGCCATGCAAATCATCCAAAGCATGGGCGTATCAGTTTACACAGGAGATTGCATGACAATAGGGGAAGCTATCGAAGCCTACTTTGCTGGAAGACTATTCAAACTGAATGAGCCATGCAAGGAGGCAGGGCATGGATCAAGCCAGTGCTACCATCCATGA
- a CDS encoding ATP phosphoribosyltransferase, which translates to MPSLKMALPKGHLWEAVKSLLDQAGYNLSVKGERSYRVESRDRDLEIRIHRAQNISLLVEQGRYDVGVTGLDWVLEPNADVEELADLKVGRVDVVAAVPERYGIDEQIGPGVFKRFEEKLYEEKRGKAVVASEYENLTRSLFEKHMPSIPYRFIRSYGATETFIEVADLIVDCTETGATLRENGWRIIYRLFESTARIIANRDSLKDPWRREKIAGLVSLVEGARDARGVRLLKMNVQEGFMGDVMKILPAMKSPTISKLYGGEEAGYAVEVAVNEDQVVQLIPKLKKAGATDILELKIEKVVR; encoded by the coding sequence ATGCCGAGTCTTAAGATGGCTCTTCCGAAAGGCCACCTATGGGAGGCTGTCAAAAGCCTTCTTGATCAGGCTGGCTACAACCTTTCAGTGAAGGGAGAGCGATCGTATAGGGTTGAGTCGAGAGACAGAGACTTAGAGATAAGGATCCATAGGGCACAAAACATAAGTTTACTCGTCGAACAGGGAAGGTACGATGTTGGGGTAACCGGGTTGGACTGGGTTCTCGAGCCAAATGCAGATGTCGAGGAGCTTGCAGATCTCAAGGTTGGGAGGGTTGATGTGGTGGCGGCTGTTCCTGAGAGGTATGGAATAGATGAGCAGATCGGCCCAGGAGTCTTCAAGAGATTTGAGGAGAAGCTTTATGAGGAGAAGAGGGGCAAGGCGGTAGTCGCCTCTGAATATGAGAATCTTACAAGGAGCCTATTCGAGAAGCATATGCCCAGTATACCATACCGATTCATACGATCATACGGGGCTACAGAGACCTTCATAGAGGTAGCTGATCTCATAGTCGACTGTACTGAGACAGGTGCAACTCTCAGGGAGAACGGTTGGAGGATAATATATAGGCTATTTGAATCTACAGCCCGCATAATAGCAAATAGAGATAGCCTGAAAGACCCTTGGAGGAGGGAGAAGATCGCCGGGTTAGTATCCTTGGTTGAGGGCGCACGGGACGCAAGGGGTGTGAGGCTGCTCAAAATGAATGTTCAGGAGGGCTTTATGGGAGATGTTATGAAGATCCTTCCAGCGATGAAGAGCCCAACCATCTCCAAACTTTATGGTGGTGAAGAGGCAGGATATGCTGTCGAAGTTGCCGTGAATGAGGATCAGGTTGTCCAACTGATACCTAAACTGAAGAAGGCTGGTGCAACAGACATTCTTGAATTGAAGATAGAGAAAGTTGTTAGGTGA
- a CDS encoding 5-formyltetrahydrofolate cyclo-ligase yields MKHRDSPAQSKEDIRMSVWRLMEENNVARPPRPVYGRIPNFEGAEKAAERVLEIDEFAKADTVKVNPDSPQRPLRELVLKAGKNLLTPTPRLKHGFLLIKPGKVHEKNYGFASTIRGSFKYGVRVGLDEIPKPDFIIVGSVAVTLEGSRLGKGSGYSELECAVLAELGLIDEETPIATTVHELQIVEYMPREVYDINVDYILTPEREVRTDSEPTGRKGIIWSMVTEEMMRRMPLLENLYRMRRV; encoded by the coding sequence ATGAAACACCGAGACTCCCCCGCTCAGTCTAAGGAAGATATTAGGATGTCTGTCTGGCGTCTCATGGAGGAGAATAATGTAGCAAGACCTCCTAGACCTGTGTATGGTCGCATACCCAACTTTGAGGGAGCAGAGAAAGCTGCTGAGAGAGTTCTTGAGATTGACGAATTTGCGAAGGCTGATACTGTGAAGGTTAATCCGGATTCCCCTCAGAGGCCTCTCCGAGAATTGGTCCTGAAGGCTGGAAAGAACTTGTTGACACCGACACCTAGGTTAAAACATGGATTCCTGCTGATTAAGCCAGGAAAAGTTCATGAGAAAAATTACGGATTCGCCTCGACCATAAGAGGCTCCTTCAAATACGGGGTAAGGGTTGGGTTAGATGAGATTCCGAAACCTGACTTTATCATAGTCGGATCCGTAGCAGTCACTCTTGAGGGTAGCAGGCTCGGTAAGGGGAGCGGATACAGTGAGTTGGAGTGCGCTGTGCTGGCTGAGTTGGGACTCATCGACGAGGAGACTCCTATTGCAACGACTGTCCATGAACTACAGATAGTTGAATATATGCCTAGAGAAGTCTATGATATCAATGTCGATTACATATTGACTCCTGAGAGAGAGGTTAGAACCGACTCGGAGCCTACCGGTCGAAAAGGTATAATATGGAGTATGGTGACAGAGGAGATGATGCGGAGGATGCCTCTACTTGAAAACCTATATAGGATGAGGAGAGTATAA
- a CDS encoding OsmC family protein codes for MICVMGMEIIHLDGWRFKAECRSHHVFSDQPIEEDGGDTAMTPVELFIASIGFCIGVYAKLFCDRHKIPSEGMAVHIEWEMAESPNRVGQVKVEIKFAGEIDSTSANSILRFVRHCTIHNTLTNPPKIDVMLSPSTQKNSDEIFT; via the coding sequence GTGATATGTGTAATGGGTATGGAGATAATTCACCTTGACGGTTGGCGTTTTAAGGCTGAGTGTAGAAGCCACCATGTGTTCTCGGACCAGCCTATTGAAGAAGACGGTGGAGACACTGCTATGACACCAGTGGAACTATTCATCGCCTCAATAGGATTCTGCATAGGGGTCTACGCCAAACTCTTCTGCGATAGACACAAAATACCATCTGAAGGCATGGCGGTCCATATTGAGTGGGAGATGGCTGAGAGCCCAAATAGGGTAGGTCAGGTCAAAGTGGAGATAAAATTTGCTGGCGAGATAGATTCGACATCAGCAAATTCTATTTTAAGATTTGTAAGACACTGCACAATTCATAATACCTTGACGAATCCTCCGAAGATAGATGTAATGTTAAGCCCCTCGACCCAGAAAAATTCAGACGAAATCTTCACCTAA
- a CDS encoding DUF134 domain-containing protein, which produces MPRYRWCWRRGVISGPGRPMKPRLIGLRPSINRFVPVLPDLEAADKEPIRITYDEFEALRLIDYKGLTQEEAADRMGVSRGTVWRCLDSARRKIVAMLVEGRSLIIEEGDFSLES; this is translated from the coding sequence ATGCCTAGGTATAGGTGGTGTTGGCGTAGAGGAGTGATCTCAGGTCCTGGCAGGCCGATGAAGCCGCGGCTCATAGGTTTGAGGCCGAGTATAAATCGTTTTGTTCCAGTATTACCGGATTTGGAGGCGGCTGATAAGGAGCCTATAAGGATTACATATGATGAGTTTGAGGCCCTCAGGCTCATAGACTACAAGGGTCTCACTCAGGAGGAGGCGGCTGATAGGATGGGGGTTTCGAGGGGGACTGTCTGGCGTTGTCTAGATAGTGCGAGAAGGAAGATTGTTGCAATGTTGGTGGAAGGTAGGAGTCTCATAATTGAGGAGGGAGACTTCTCCTTAGAGAGTTAA
- the uvrA gene encoding excinuclease ABC subunit UvrA encodes MIVKGARQNNLKNITVAIPRNRLVVITGLSGSGKSSLAFDTIYAEGQRRYIESLSAYARQFLGQLDKPDVDYIENLSPAVAIEQRTAAANPRSTVATATEIHDYLRLLFARIGIPHCHICGRRISRQTVEQIVDSVMSQKNGSWIKILSPIVRGRKGEYKDLLESLRLKGFLNARVDGEEVRTDHPPRLERYKRHTVEVIVDHLKLNQNERSRLAESIQTALELSGGVVTVESEGSELAFSEKLACPKCGVNIEELEPRMFSFNSPYGACEECTGLGVKIGIDPELVLPDKEKSISEGAIKPFFGPVDRWVLSEFEPIAKKYGFDFYTPIKNLTKKQLNILLYGTPPTDWGQTFEGVINIIERRYRETKSESMKEWYQKFMSETICPKCKGERLKPQSLAVKVGGKSIAEVSRMSVAEALRFLSSLQLTERERMVASRILKELNQRLNFLVDVGLGYITLDRRMSSLSGGEAQRTQLATQIGSGLTGVLYVLDEPSIGLHQRDNRKLLETLRRMRDLGNTILVVEHDEETILESDYVIDLGPGAGRHGGYVVATGTPEEIMKNPNSITGKYLSHQLSIPIPPRRRVGNGKYLTVIGASENNLKNIDVRIPLGTFICVTGVSGSGKSTFLNEILYKALAQRIYGSKEKPGAHKAILGVENIDKVIIIDQSPIGRTPRSNPATYIGVFTHIRELFAKLPESKVRGYKPGRFSFNVKGGRCEACQGAGTITIEMHFLPNVHIPCQVCRGKRYGRETLEVRYKGKSISDVLDMTVEEALEFFSAIPQIARKLQTIVDVGLGYITLGQSATTLSGGEAQRVKLSAELVKRSTGRTVYILDEPTTGLHYADVQKLLNVLQRLVDAGNTVLVIEHNLEVIKTADYIIDLGPEGGDDGGYVIATGTPEDVAKVRHSYTGQFLKKILQQEMLEKGEWERVREFD; translated from the coding sequence ATAATAGTTAAAGGTGCAAGGCAGAACAACCTTAAGAATATAACTGTGGCGATTCCTAGAAACCGGCTGGTAGTCATAACTGGATTGAGCGGCTCAGGGAAGTCATCCCTAGCCTTCGACACAATCTACGCTGAAGGCCAGAGAAGATATATTGAATCGTTATCTGCATACGCCAGACAATTCCTAGGGCAGTTGGACAAGCCGGATGTCGACTATATCGAGAATCTCTCTCCAGCCGTTGCGATAGAGCAGAGGACGGCGGCTGCAAATCCCCGCTCAACAGTCGCTACAGCAACAGAGATCCATGACTACCTGAGGCTCCTATTCGCGAGGATAGGGATACCTCACTGCCACATATGTGGAAGAAGAATATCCAGACAGACAGTTGAGCAGATAGTTGATTCGGTTATGAGTCAGAAGAACGGTTCATGGATAAAGATACTCTCCCCAATAGTTAGGGGTAGGAAAGGTGAGTATAAGGATCTGCTTGAGAGCCTCAGACTCAAAGGTTTCCTAAACGCTAGAGTTGACGGTGAGGAGGTTAGGACAGACCACCCCCCCAGACTCGAGAGGTACAAGAGACATACGGTTGAGGTTATTGTAGACCATTTGAAGCTGAACCAGAATGAGAGGTCTAGGCTGGCAGAGTCCATACAGACAGCACTCGAACTTTCAGGTGGGGTGGTCACCGTTGAGAGTGAAGGTTCAGAGCTTGCATTCAGTGAAAAACTTGCATGTCCGAAATGTGGAGTCAATATTGAGGAGCTTGAACCTAGAATGTTCTCATTCAACAGTCCATACGGAGCATGTGAGGAGTGCACGGGTCTCGGTGTAAAGATAGGGATAGACCCTGAGCTTGTCTTGCCAGACAAGGAGAAGTCTATATCTGAAGGGGCAATAAAACCCTTCTTCGGTCCAGTAGATAGGTGGGTCCTCTCTGAGTTTGAACCCATAGCTAAAAAGTATGGCTTCGACTTCTACACACCAATAAAGAACCTTACGAAGAAGCAGCTCAACATACTCCTATATGGAACGCCGCCGACAGATTGGGGTCAAACCTTCGAGGGTGTGATCAACATTATTGAGAGGAGATATAGGGAGACGAAGTCTGAGTCTATGAAGGAGTGGTATCAGAAATTCATGAGTGAGACCATATGCCCGAAATGTAAGGGTGAGAGGTTGAAACCCCAATCCCTAGCTGTGAAGGTAGGTGGAAAATCGATCGCGGAGGTTTCGAGAATGTCTGTGGCCGAGGCGCTCAGGTTCTTGTCGAGCCTCCAACTAACAGAGAGGGAGAGGATGGTAGCCTCCAGAATATTGAAGGAACTCAATCAGAGACTCAACTTCCTCGTAGACGTAGGTTTAGGATATATCACACTCGACAGGAGAATGAGCTCCCTCTCAGGAGGTGAAGCCCAGAGGACCCAACTTGCAACTCAGATAGGTTCAGGCCTAACAGGTGTCCTTTACGTCCTAGATGAACCTAGCATAGGTCTCCATCAGAGAGACAATCGTAAACTTCTTGAAACCTTACGTAGAATGAGGGACCTGGGAAACACAATTCTCGTCGTCGAACATGATGAGGAGACCATACTTGAGTCTGACTATGTGATAGATCTAGGTCCTGGAGCTGGTAGACATGGAGGCTACGTAGTAGCAACAGGCACACCTGAAGAGATAATGAAGAACCCAAACTCGATAACAGGCAAATATCTCAGCCACCAACTCTCAATACCCATACCTCCAAGGAGGAGGGTTGGAAACGGAAAATACCTCACCGTCATAGGTGCCTCAGAGAATAACCTGAAGAATATAGATGTCAGGATACCTCTAGGAACCTTCATCTGTGTTACAGGGGTCTCAGGCTCAGGCAAGAGCACCTTCCTCAACGAGATCCTCTATAAGGCCCTAGCCCAGAGAATATATGGTTCGAAGGAGAAGCCTGGAGCCCACAAGGCAATATTGGGTGTCGAGAACATCGACAAGGTGATAATAATCGATCAGTCGCCCATAGGCAGAACCCCACGTAGCAACCCAGCAACCTACATAGGCGTCTTCACACATATAAGAGAACTCTTCGCGAAGCTTCCAGAGTCCAAGGTCAGAGGATACAAGCCTGGAAGATTCAGTTTCAACGTCAAAGGTGGAAGATGTGAAGCATGCCAAGGAGCTGGAACAATAACAATAGAGATGCATTTTCTACCAAATGTCCATATACCATGCCAAGTATGTAGAGGGAAGAGGTATGGGAGGGAGACATTAGAAGTCAGGTATAAGGGAAAGTCGATATCCGACGTACTCGACATGACAGTTGAGGAAGCCCTGGAATTCTTCTCAGCCATACCCCAGATAGCGAGGAAACTGCAGACCATAGTGGACGTAGGCTTAGGATATATAACCCTAGGTCAGAGTGCTACAACCCTCTCAGGTGGAGAGGCTCAGAGGGTCAAGTTGAGCGCCGAACTTGTGAAGAGGAGCACAGGAAGAACAGTATATATTCTCGATGAGCCAACAACTGGCCTCCACTACGCAGACGTCCAGAAACTTCTAAACGTTCTGCAGAGGCTAGTCGACGCAGGAAACACAGTCCTAGTTATCGAACATAACTTGGAAGTTATAAAGACAGCCGACTACATCATAGACCTTGGACCTGAAGGTGGAGATGATGGTGGATACGTCATAGCCACAGGAACACCTGAGGACGTTGCTAAAGTGAGACATTCATATACAGGCCAGTTTCTCAAGAAGATCCTTCAACAGGAGATGTTGGAGAAGGGAGAATGGGAGAGGGTTAGAGAGTTTGACTAG
- a CDS encoding CoA pyrophosphatase: MSVNDLESRILEILAGRRKLTLQPENLVRAAVLVPIIRRSGEYCILFMKRPKNMKHHPGQISFPGGIFEERDLTLKGTVIREMHEELGVDVGDIKFLGELDDYATTTGFLISPFVGSIPYPYNFKVNKEEVADLIIVPVEELTSPPKVGYIVREGKHYPVYYYELPEHIIWGATARILKNFMDTIFSGAST; encoded by the coding sequence TTGTCGGTAAACGATTTGGAGTCAAGGATCCTTGAGATCCTTGCAGGGAGAAGAAAGTTAACTCTCCAACCAGAGAATCTCGTGAGGGCAGCGGTTCTGGTTCCGATCATCAGGAGGTCAGGTGAATATTGCATTCTATTCATGAAGAGACCTAAGAATATGAAACATCATCCAGGCCAGATCTCTTTTCCAGGTGGAATATTTGAGGAGCGTGACCTGACCCTGAAAGGCACGGTTATACGTGAGATGCATGAGGAGCTTGGTGTAGACGTTGGCGACATAAAATTCTTAGGTGAACTCGATGATTATGCAACTACAACCGGCTTCTTAATATCTCCTTTCGTGGGGAGCATCCCATACCCATATAACTTCAAAGTCAACAAAGAGGAAGTCGCTGACCTTATAATAGTTCCAGTTGAAGAGTTGACGTCTCCACCCAAGGTCGGCTATATCGTACGTGAGGGAAAACATTATCCAGTATATTATTATGAACTTCCTGAACATATCATTTGGGGCGCCACCGCAAGGATCCTAAAGAATTTTATGGATACGATATTCAGTGGGGCCTCCACATAA
- the uvrB gene encoding excinuclease ABC subunit UvrB, giving the protein MYSWRLLRLSAGKFFKLVTDYEPKGDQPKAIRLLSEGVEAGLIYQTLKGATGTGKTFVIAHVIANTQRPTLVISHNKTLAAQLYSEFKAFFPENAVEYFVSYYDYYQPEAYIPQTDTYIAKETSINDEIDRLRHSTTQSLLSRRDVIVVASSSCLYGLGSPQEYLKVVLHLSRGQSVSREDILRRLVDMQYERNDINLSRGRFRARGNIIEVCPVNQETVLRFQLIGDRISEIFELDPVTGLQRSMKESAFIFPAKHFVTPKEELRGVIESIEAELEDRLRYLRAAGKLLEAQRLEQRTRYDLEMISQIGYCPGIENYSRHFDGRAPGEPPQTLLDYFPKNFLTIIDESHVTIPQLQGMYGGDLTRKEILIEHGFRLPSAKDNRPLTFEEFNERIGQVIYMSATPGAYELRISQRVVEQIIRPTGLVDPEIIVRPVQGQIQDLIKEIKARAQRKEKSLVTTLTKRMAETLAEYLQENGINVHYLHSEIDTLDRVDILRDLRLGIYDAVVGVNLLREGLDLPEVSLVAILDADSEGFLRSETSLIQTIGRASRNVSGQVIMYADNITGSMRRAIEETNRRRAIQIAYNREHGIVPETVKKEVRAIISATQKAHIGAQPHAGEVRPRPRFRSRHEFEALIASLEEEMFEAARNLEFEKAAAIRDQIRTLRRGEKPSTAT; this is encoded by the coding sequence ATGTATAGTTGGAGGCTTCTAAGATTGTCTGCTGGAAAGTTTTTCAAGCTTGTAACCGATTATGAGCCCAAGGGCGACCAACCCAAAGCTATCAGGTTACTCTCTGAAGGTGTTGAGGCTGGTCTGATATATCAGACCCTCAAGGGTGCAACTGGAACAGGTAAGACCTTCGTAATAGCTCATGTGATAGCTAACACTCAGAGGCCAACATTGGTTATTTCACATAATAAGACTTTGGCCGCTCAACTCTATAGTGAATTTAAAGCCTTCTTTCCAGAGAATGCAGTAGAATACTTTGTGAGTTACTATGACTACTATCAGCCTGAAGCATACATTCCCCAAACAGACACCTACATAGCTAAAGAGACTTCTATAAACGATGAGATAGATAGGCTCAGACATTCAACGACCCAATCCCTACTCTCAAGGAGGGATGTAATAGTTGTTGCGAGTTCGTCATGCCTCTACGGTTTAGGTTCCCCCCAAGAGTATCTGAAGGTTGTGTTACATCTTAGTCGAGGTCAGTCAGTGAGTAGGGAGGATATTTTGAGAAGACTTGTCGATATGCAGTATGAGAGGAACGACATCAACCTCAGCAGAGGACGGTTCAGGGCAAGGGGGAATATCATTGAGGTGTGCCCAGTAAACCAGGAGACTGTCTTGAGGTTCCAACTCATAGGCGATAGGATAAGTGAGATCTTTGAACTCGACCCTGTGACTGGCTTGCAGAGGTCCATGAAGGAGTCAGCCTTCATATTTCCAGCCAAACATTTCGTAACCCCAAAGGAGGAACTCAGGGGTGTAATAGAGTCTATCGAGGCTGAACTCGAGGATAGGCTTCGATATTTGAGGGCTGCCGGAAAACTTCTGGAGGCTCAGAGGCTAGAGCAGAGGACGAGGTACGATCTTGAGATGATAAGTCAGATAGGATACTGTCCGGGGATCGAGAATTACTCCAGGCACTTTGACGGTCGAGCCCCAGGTGAACCACCACAAACCCTCCTAGACTATTTCCCCAAAAACTTCCTGACCATTATAGATGAGTCCCATGTGACTATACCCCAACTCCAAGGAATGTATGGGGGCGACCTCACTAGGAAGGAGATCCTGATAGAACATGGATTCAGGCTCCCCTCTGCAAAAGATAACAGGCCCCTAACATTTGAAGAATTCAATGAGCGGATAGGCCAAGTCATCTATATGTCGGCCACTCCAGGAGCATATGAGCTACGGATTAGCCAGAGGGTTGTCGAGCAGATAATCAGGCCTACAGGACTTGTGGATCCCGAGATCATAGTCAGACCTGTCCAAGGTCAGATCCAAGATTTGATCAAGGAGATTAAGGCTAGGGCCCAGAGGAAGGAGAAGAGTCTTGTCACAACTCTCACGAAGAGGATGGCTGAGACCCTCGCCGAATACTTACAGGAGAACGGTATAAATGTTCACTATTTACATTCGGAGATAGATACTTTGGATAGGGTCGACATACTCAGGGATCTCCGTTTAGGCATCTACGACGCGGTTGTGGGAGTAAACCTTCTAAGGGAGGGTCTGGACCTGCCTGAAGTATCCTTGGTCGCCATTCTAGACGCTGATAGTGAAGGCTTTTTACGATCTGAAACGTCACTGATACAGACAATAGGTAGAGCCTCGAGAAACGTTTCGGGCCAAGTTATAATGTATGCTGACAACATCACAGGTTCAATGAGAAGGGCTATAGAAGAGACTAATCGCAGACGTGCAATCCAGATCGCCTACAATAGGGAGCATGGAATAGTTCCTGAGACCGTGAAGAAAGAGGTTAGGGCGATAATATCTGCAACCCAGAAGGCACATATCGGTGCCCAGCCTCATGCTGGAGAGGTAAGGCCAAGACCAAGATTCAGATCTAGACATGAGTTCGAGGCTCTCATAGCGAGTCTGGAGGAGGAGATGTTCGAGGCCGCTAGGAACCTTGAATTTGAGAAGGCTGCAGCCATAAGGGACCAGATAAGGACCCTAAGAAGGGGTGAGAAACCTTCGACGGCAACATAA